From Yersinia hibernica, a single genomic window includes:
- a CDS encoding dimethylarginine dimethylaminohydrolase family protein has product MHFTQAIARLPADTCGHGQTTAQLGAPDIAATGQQFLAYVDTLLRLGLKVTILPAASDFPDAHFVEDTAVIMPELAVITHPGAPSRQGEVDTIAPLLTDRPVFRMNQHGHLDGGDVLLVDKQFFIGLTSRTDAEGIRQFTAAVGRYGYSVTAIEVSAGLHLKSIVNYVGHNTLLLTEDYQHHPAFAAFNTIVIPQAESYAGNTLWINDTLITPQGYPATLAQIEQLGMPVVQLDTSEFKKMDGGLTCLSLRF; this is encoded by the coding sequence ATGCACTTTACTCAAGCCATTGCCAGACTTCCTGCGGATACCTGCGGTCACGGCCAAACCACTGCCCAACTGGGCGCACCGGATATTGCCGCCACCGGGCAACAATTTCTGGCCTATGTGGACACCTTGCTGCGTCTGGGCCTGAAAGTCACCATCCTGCCTGCGGCGTCGGACTTCCCCGATGCGCACTTTGTCGAAGATACCGCGGTCATCATGCCAGAACTGGCGGTGATAACCCACCCCGGTGCGCCGAGCCGCCAGGGGGAAGTGGACACCATTGCGCCGCTGTTGACTGACCGCCCGGTTTTTCGCATGAACCAGCATGGGCATCTGGATGGCGGTGATGTGTTATTGGTTGATAAACAATTTTTCATCGGGCTGACGTCGCGCACTGATGCCGAGGGCATTCGCCAATTTACTGCGGCGGTGGGGCGCTACGGCTACAGTGTGACGGCGATTGAAGTGAGTGCCGGGTTACACCTGAAATCGATTGTTAATTATGTGGGCCACAATACCTTATTGCTGACAGAAGATTATCAGCACCATCCGGCCTTTGCGGCCTTTAATACTATTGTGATTCCGCAAGCCGAATCCTATGCCGGTAATACCTTATGGATCAATGACACGCTGATTACCCCGCAAGGTTATCCTGCTACATTAGCGCAGATTGAACAGCTGGGAATGCCGGTTGTGCAGCTTGACACCAGCGAATTTAAAAAAATGGATGGCGGCTTAACCTGCCTCTCACTTCGTTTCTAA
- a CDS encoding ABC transporter substrate-binding protein — protein MKKTIAALLTGLILSAPVAAQALETISFGVDGGYPPFDVLAPNGEITGFDIDIANALCANLHAKCVFVKQPFESMIAALNAHKFDAIIASLSITDERKKEVDFTDRYYRSAAQLVARKGSPLQPDVASLKGKTVGVQTGSIHETYAKKHWGGQGVKIVSYANQDNVYLDLMSGRINASLQDNIQAASSFIDTPRGQKFAFAGPVIQDETISSDVGIAVGKDNPALRDALNGALKAIRADGTYDAIQKKYFSFDIYGN, from the coding sequence ATGAAAAAGACCATAGCGGCATTACTGACTGGCTTGATACTTTCCGCGCCAGTGGCGGCTCAGGCGCTAGAGACTATCAGCTTTGGCGTGGATGGCGGCTATCCACCTTTTGATGTGCTCGCACCCAACGGCGAGATAACCGGCTTTGATATTGATATCGCCAATGCCTTATGTGCCAACCTGCATGCCAAATGCGTTTTCGTCAAACAGCCATTTGAAAGTATGATTGCGGCCCTGAACGCGCATAAGTTTGATGCCATTATTGCCTCACTGAGCATTACTGATGAGCGCAAAAAAGAAGTTGATTTTACTGACCGCTATTACCGCAGTGCTGCACAGTTAGTGGCGCGCAAAGGCAGCCCATTACAACCTGATGTTGCCAGCCTCAAAGGGAAAACCGTGGGGGTTCAGACCGGCTCTATCCATGAAACTTACGCGAAAAAACATTGGGGTGGGCAGGGGGTGAAAATTGTCTCTTATGCCAACCAAGATAATGTGTATCTGGATTTGATGTCAGGGCGCATTAATGCCTCGCTGCAAGATAACATTCAGGCCGCCAGCAGCTTCATTGATACCCCGCGCGGGCAGAAATTTGCGTTTGCCGGCCCGGTGATTCAGGACGAGACTATCTCCTCTGATGTCGGTATCGCCGTGGGTAAAGATAACCCGGCACTGCGCGATGCCCTCAATGGCGCACTTAAAGCGATTCGTGCCGATGGCACCTATGACGCCATCCAGAAAAAGTATTTTAGTTTCGATATTTACGGCAATTGA
- a CDS encoding ABC transporter permease — MVIDYLPILAQGAGLSLCVMLLSLAVALVLGLINAVIKLFGPAWLRWISTGYTTLVRGIPELVIMLLLFFGGEMLVNGVLGLLGLGPVRFNTFISGVLAIGIVFGAYYTETFRGAFQTVDRGQLEAAVAYGMRPGQIFRRIMLPQMLSFAIPGINNNWLGLMKASALISILGLEDMVWLAEQAGRATQKPFLFYFLVALIYMVITALSSWGFSLLARRYALSTSTAARARG, encoded by the coding sequence ATGGTCATCGACTATTTGCCGATATTGGCTCAGGGAGCAGGGTTGTCGCTGTGTGTGATGCTGCTATCACTGGCCGTGGCACTGGTACTCGGCCTTATCAATGCGGTCATCAAGCTTTTTGGCCCGGCGTGGTTGCGTTGGATCTCGACGGGCTACACCACCTTGGTGCGCGGCATTCCTGAGCTGGTGATTATGCTGCTGCTGTTTTTTGGTGGCGAAATGCTGGTTAATGGTGTTCTCGGCCTCTTGGGGCTTGGGCCGGTGCGCTTTAATACCTTTATTTCCGGGGTGCTGGCCATCGGCATCGTCTTTGGCGCGTATTACACCGAAACCTTCCGCGGCGCTTTTCAAACCGTGGATCGCGGCCAGTTAGAAGCGGCGGTGGCTTACGGCATGCGCCCGGGGCAAATCTTCCGCCGTATTATGCTGCCGCAGATGCTGAGTTTTGCCATTCCTGGCATCAATAATAACTGGCTCGGCTTGATGAAAGCCTCGGCCCTGATATCCATTCTCGGATTGGAAGATATGGTGTGGTTGGCGGAACAAGCCGGGCGCGCGACGCAAAAACCGTTTTTGTTCTACTTCTTGGTGGCGCTGATTTATATGGTCATCACCGCGCTGTCCAGTTGGGGCTTTAGTCTGTTGGCACGGCGCTATGCGCTATCAACCTCTACTGCGGCGAGGGCGCGCGGATGA
- a CDS encoding ABC transporter permease — translation MNLQTVLEAVPTFLYSDGSDTTGLAMTAKLFLLSVVPGLLLALLMAIGQAFGPRPLAWLIRSVTYFFRSTPLYLQLMLIYYGLSQFDIVQLGWQDEQPFWLLFRDATFCATLALVLNTSAYVAELLAGMMITFPRQEWLAGEAFGMSQWQIIRRLVLPATLRRGIPALNNEMVFLLHATSLASTVTLLDITGVARAFYAATYSPFIPFLMAAALYLLCTFVLIFAFSRAERRWLAFARHD, via the coding sequence ATGAATCTGCAAACCGTACTGGAAGCGGTGCCAACATTCTTATACAGCGACGGCTCTGACACCACCGGCTTAGCCATGACGGCCAAATTATTTTTATTGTCGGTGGTGCCCGGTTTATTGCTGGCATTGCTTATGGCCATCGGCCAAGCATTCGGCCCACGCCCGCTGGCTTGGCTGATCCGCAGTGTGACTTATTTCTTTCGCAGCACGCCGCTCTATCTGCAATTAATGCTGATTTATTATGGTCTTTCGCAGTTTGATATCGTGCAGTTGGGCTGGCAGGACGAGCAACCGTTTTGGTTGCTGTTCCGTGATGCGACGTTCTGCGCCACCCTGGCTTTAGTGCTCAATACCAGTGCGTATGTCGCGGAGTTATTGGCCGGCATGATGATAACGTTCCCGCGCCAAGAGTGGCTGGCGGGCGAGGCATTCGGTATGAGTCAATGGCAAATCATTCGTCGTTTGGTGCTACCGGCGACACTGCGCCGGGGCATTCCGGCACTGAATAATGAAATGGTATTCTTGCTGCATGCCACCTCCCTGGCCAGCACCGTCACACTGTTGGATATCACTGGCGTGGCGCGGGCTTTCTATGCGGCCACCTATTCGCCGTTTATCCCGTTTTTGATGGCAGCAGCGCTGTATTTGCTGTGTACTTTCGTCTTAATTTTTGCCTTTTCACGTGCAGAACGGCGCTGGCTGGCCTTTGCCCGCCATGATTGA
- a CDS encoding Lrp/AsnC family transcriptional regulator, which yields MEKKPRLDRIDKKILEILSQDGRISYQKLSEQVNLTARPCLERVRLLERAGIIRGYSAIIALPEPEHAFVIQAQIALADHGHSQAAFEQEVRKTPEVLDCWLVGGSFDFLLRIGCRNMEHYRLLADTWLTSKKFRVDKIVTITELQAIKRA from the coding sequence GTGGAAAAGAAACCCCGGCTTGACCGAATTGACAAAAAAATCCTGGAAATCCTGAGCCAGGATGGCCGTATCTCTTATCAAAAGCTGTCTGAGCAGGTCAATTTGACCGCCCGCCCCTGTCTGGAGCGGGTTCGGCTGCTGGAGCGCGCCGGTATTATTCGTGGCTACAGCGCCATAATTGCGTTGCCGGAACCCGAGCATGCGTTTGTTATCCAAGCGCAGATTGCTTTGGCTGACCATGGCCATTCTCAAGCCGCCTTTGAGCAAGAGGTACGCAAAACGCCAGAAGTGCTGGATTGCTGGCTGGTCGGGGGTAGCTTTGATTTTCTGCTGCGCATTGGTTGTCGCAATATGGAACATTACCGATTGCTGGCCGACACCTGGTTGACCAGCAAAAAATTCCGGGTGGATAAAATCGTCACCATCACCGAGTTACAGGCGATCAAGCGCGCCTGA
- a CDS encoding succinylglutamate desuccinylase/aspartoacylase family protein, which yields MKINNHKLPEHALGGQRQLTSFHFGQPGVGEKIYLQAGLHADERPGMLVLHYLKRLLSQAERRGEIQSEIIIVPIANPVGMAQVLLHSGIGRFDLVSGRNFNRDFPDLAQAAQQRLEPSTLSEAPPTRQKIRRAMVEALQALPARSEVDALRQHLLMLACDADLVLDLHCDDNAILHLYADPAWQSAVEILARFLHIDTVLLSQDSGGGSFDEACGLPWHRLAAHYPQLTPACMAVTVELRGQQDVNHALASADAEAIYQYLQYRRAISGPPAQIPTREVMMLPFAAGEIVNAPASGLLVPLRQPGDWVAKDEAVAEIIDPITDTVQAVRAKAGGIIYASRRAPFVTLGAEIMKIAGKTPYAGGGGLAS from the coding sequence ATGAAAATCAATAACCATAAGTTACCTGAACATGCCCTAGGTGGGCAGCGTCAATTAACCAGTTTTCATTTCGGCCAACCGGGTGTGGGCGAGAAAATTTACCTACAAGCTGGCCTACATGCCGATGAACGACCCGGAATGCTGGTATTACATTATCTTAAAAGATTACTGAGTCAGGCGGAACGGCGCGGAGAAATTCAGAGTGAAATAATTATTGTGCCCATCGCTAACCCGGTCGGTATGGCGCAAGTGCTACTTCACAGTGGAATAGGCCGCTTTGATTTGGTCAGTGGGCGTAATTTTAATCGCGATTTCCCTGATTTGGCCCAAGCGGCCCAGCAACGGTTGGAGCCGAGTACATTAAGTGAAGCCCCGCCGACGCGCCAAAAAATCCGCCGCGCGATGGTCGAGGCATTACAGGCTTTACCCGCCCGCAGTGAAGTTGATGCCTTGCGCCAACATTTACTGATGCTGGCGTGTGATGCGGATTTGGTGCTGGACTTACATTGCGATGACAATGCCATTTTGCATTTGTATGCCGACCCGGCCTGGCAATCAGCGGTGGAAATTCTCGCGCGTTTTTTACATATCGACACCGTGCTACTGTCGCAAGACAGCGGCGGCGGCTCCTTTGATGAGGCCTGTGGCTTGCCTTGGCATCGGCTGGCAGCGCACTATCCGCAGTTGACGCCCGCTTGTATGGCCGTGACCGTTGAATTACGCGGGCAGCAGGATGTCAATCACGCACTGGCCAGTGCGGATGCCGAAGCTATTTATCAGTATCTGCAATATCGTCGGGCCATTAGCGGCCCGCCGGCACAGATTCCCACGCGCGAGGTAATGATGTTGCCTTTTGCCGCCGGGGAAATTGTCAATGCCCCGGCCAGTGGTCTGTTAGTGCCATTACGTCAACCGGGCGACTGGGTGGCAAAAGATGAGGCGGTGGCGGAAATCATCGACCCGATTACCGATACGGTGCAAGCGGTACGGGCCAAAGCGGGCGGGATAATCTATGCCAGTCGGCGCGCACCTTTTGTTACCTTGGGGGCAGAGATTATGAAGATTGCCGGGAAAACGCCCTACGCCGGCGGTGGCGGGCTGGCATCCTGA
- the yghU gene encoding glutathione-dependent disulfide-bond oxidoreductase, whose product MKDSEYQPPKVWTENHASGGVWSKINRPTAGARYEATLPVGKHPLQLYSMGTPNGQKVTILLEELLALGETGAEYDAHLIRIGDGDQFSSGFVAVNPNSKIPALMDHSTTPPVRVFESGAILLYLADKFGHFLPRSVAGRTEALNWLFWLQGAAPYLGGGFGHFYHYAPVKIEYAIDRFAMEAKRQLSLLDNQLATHEYIAGDEYSIADMAIWPWYGNLVLGLQYEAGEFLDVKSYTHLIRWTEAIAKRPAVQRGRIVNKTWGEPAEQLAERHDAADFDRLIK is encoded by the coding sequence ATGAAAGACAGTGAATATCAGCCACCGAAAGTATGGACAGAAAACCACGCCAGCGGCGGTGTCTGGTCTAAGATCAACCGCCCGACGGCGGGCGCCCGATATGAGGCTACCCTGCCCGTCGGCAAACACCCATTGCAGCTCTATTCCATGGGGACGCCGAATGGTCAGAAGGTCACTATTTTGCTGGAAGAGTTGTTGGCATTGGGCGAAACAGGGGCAGAATATGATGCCCATCTGATTCGGATCGGTGATGGTGATCAGTTCTCGAGCGGTTTTGTGGCGGTTAATCCGAATTCAAAAATTCCGGCACTGATGGACCATTCAACCACGCCGCCGGTCAGGGTGTTTGAATCTGGTGCCATTTTGCTGTATTTGGCGGATAAATTTGGCCATTTCCTGCCCCGCTCGGTGGCAGGACGAACCGAAGCGCTCAATTGGCTGTTCTGGTTACAGGGCGCGGCCCCGTATTTGGGCGGCGGCTTTGGTCATTTTTATCACTATGCGCCGGTGAAAATCGAATATGCCATCGACCGTTTCGCCATGGAGGCCAAGCGCCAGCTCTCGCTGCTCGATAACCAGCTGGCCACCCATGAATATATTGCCGGTGATGAATATTCCATCGCGGATATGGCTATCTGGCCATGGTACGGCAATTTGGTGCTGGGCTTGCAATATGAGGCGGGTGAATTCTTGGATGTGAAATCCTATACCCACCTGATACGGTGGACCGAAGCCATTGCTAAGCGCCCGGCAGTACAGCGCGGCCGTATCGTCAATAAAACCTGGGGCGAGCCAGCAGAACAGTTAGCTGAGCGCCATGATGCAGCGGATTTTGACCGTCTTATCAAGTAA
- a CDS encoding DNA repair protein, with product MKKLIKRLEIIKSGIELEDDDIIRHQLPYLKSETQDAVLVFIVTAIEQGKFTQALEAISAWLTSQQGVTQWQDIELSACKLELKALEQQLSDLIDKRNERIQLLDDFNDLYLVRLGPLMKQILNLRKQLAESSLRKAEAEARRRERDYRHCQQYISQAIDKLAALKQRWLALPTIASEAIEIRHKIQQQSELISALLAEIKELENSFCTRNTESTRQAREEAKEKYESYQEQQTDAEQRLTHEGKLSAEQRQELKRLWRQASRLCHPDLVADEFKEQAHQLMVQLNQARQRGDFPAIHALLASLMQGLEPLMASDVIDDLGRLRQKIDQVKKHIDTLLQELDALDAEESWRLATSLPDKDHWFTEQENMLAKTLNILERQVKAAATVLG from the coding sequence ATGAAAAAACTCATTAAACGACTGGAGATCATCAAAAGCGGTATCGAGCTTGAAGATGACGACATTATTCGCCATCAACTCCCTTATCTTAAAAGTGAGACTCAGGACGCGGTGCTGGTTTTTATCGTCACGGCGATTGAACAGGGGAAATTTACCCAGGCATTAGAGGCCATTTCCGCCTGGCTCACCAGTCAGCAAGGGGTCACCCAGTGGCAGGATATTGAGTTGTCGGCTTGCAAACTTGAGCTGAAAGCGCTGGAGCAACAATTAAGCGATTTAATTGATAAACGTAATGAGCGCATTCAGTTGCTGGATGATTTTAATGACCTGTACCTGGTGCGCCTTGGCCCATTGATGAAACAAATTCTCAATTTACGCAAGCAGTTAGCCGAAAGCAGCTTGCGTAAAGCCGAGGCGGAAGCCCGCCGCAGAGAGCGCGATTATCGCCACTGTCAGCAGTATATTTCTCAAGCCATCGATAAACTTGCCGCGCTAAAACAGCGCTGGTTGGCGCTGCCGACTATCGCCAGCGAAGCCATTGAAATTCGGCATAAAATTCAGCAACAAAGCGAGTTAATTAGCGCCCTGCTGGCCGAGATAAAAGAGCTGGAAAATAGCTTTTGTACCCGCAATACCGAGTCCACCCGCCAAGCCCGTGAAGAGGCAAAAGAGAAATACGAAAGTTATCAAGAACAACAAACTGATGCGGAGCAACGTCTCACTCATGAAGGCAAACTGTCGGCGGAACAGCGCCAGGAACTGAAACGATTGTGGCGACAAGCCAGCCGGCTGTGCCATCCCGATTTAGTGGCGGATGAGTTTAAAGAGCAAGCGCATCAACTGATGGTTCAGCTCAATCAGGCCCGCCAACGTGGTGATTTCCCGGCGATCCATGCTTTATTGGCCAGTTTGATGCAAGGGCTAGAGCCGCTGATGGCCAGTGATGTTATTGATGACCTTGGCCGGTTGCGCCAGAAAATTGATCAGGTCAAAAAGCACATTGACACCCTCTTGCAGGAGCTGGACGCGCTGGACGCGGAAGAGTCATGGCGGCTCGCCACCTCTTTGCCGGATAAAGACCACTGGTTCACTGAGCAAGAGAATATGTTAGCCAAGACCCTGAATATTCTTGAACGGCAAGTCAAAGCCGCCGCCACGGTGTTGGGGTGA
- a CDS encoding MFS transporter, which yields MNATTAVPYSRHVFHYAPFRNLFFARLLTVLGNGIAPIALAFAVLDIGGSATDLGVVIAARSIFNVAFLLIGGVLADRYSRSLVLLSSSLIAALSQAVVAWLVLDGAATVMGLALLGTLNGAAAGIALPASSAMVPQTVPASNLRAANAFIQVAIYGGTVIGASLGGVLISTIGPGWGLAVDALGFAAAAPLYFLIRTHPAVGLSSNSNILQDLRAGWQEFIARSWVWAIVAQFTIINAAFSGVVMILGPIVADASFGRAGWGIIVAAQSMGLIIGSFIALRWRPRRDLFIGVMLVSLCAVPIVLLSMVSSIAMLMGGFFVAGIGFGQFGVVWANSLQTHIPADKLARVYAYDAMGSFVAIPVGELAAGPLAVQYGNSAVLSAAAIAVVIATIATSLTPAIRQLDNGPKVKPYDA from the coding sequence GTGAATGCGACGACCGCAGTGCCATATTCCCGCCATGTATTTCACTACGCACCCTTTCGAAACTTATTTTTCGCCCGGCTGCTAACCGTATTAGGCAATGGCATTGCGCCCATTGCCTTGGCTTTTGCCGTGCTGGATATCGGTGGCTCGGCCACTGACTTAGGGGTGGTGATCGCCGCGCGTTCTATTTTCAATGTGGCTTTTTTATTGATTGGTGGGGTACTTGCCGATCGCTATTCCCGCAGCCTGGTTTTATTGTCTTCATCGCTGATTGCCGCGTTATCCCAAGCGGTGGTTGCTTGGCTGGTGCTGGACGGAGCCGCCACGGTGATGGGGCTGGCGCTACTGGGCACCCTTAATGGTGCGGCGGCCGGCATCGCATTACCCGCCTCCTCGGCTATGGTTCCGCAAACCGTCCCGGCGTCTAACCTCAGGGCGGCCAACGCTTTTATTCAAGTCGCTATCTATGGCGGAACGGTGATTGGGGCCTCATTGGGCGGCGTGTTGATAAGCACCATTGGGCCTGGCTGGGGCTTGGCCGTCGATGCCTTAGGTTTTGCGGCTGCGGCACCGCTCTATTTCTTGATACGCACTCATCCCGCCGTGGGGCTGTCATCCAACAGCAACATCTTGCAGGACTTGCGCGCGGGCTGGCAAGAATTCATTGCTCGCTCATGGGTGTGGGCTATTGTTGCTCAGTTCACCATAATTAATGCTGCTTTCAGTGGCGTCGTGATGATCCTTGGGCCGATAGTGGCTGATGCGTCATTTGGGCGAGCAGGTTGGGGCATCATTGTAGCGGCCCAAAGCATGGGATTGATTATCGGCTCTTTTATTGCACTGCGCTGGCGGCCAAGACGTGATCTGTTTATTGGTGTCATGCTGGTTTCGCTGTGTGCCGTGCCCATTGTGCTGCTCAGTATGGTTTCTTCGATAGCCATGCTGATGGGCGGCTTTTTTGTCGCCGGCATCGGGTTTGGCCAATTCGGCGTTGTTTGGGCCAATTCGCTGCAAACTCACATTCCTGCCGATAAACTTGCGCGCGTTTATGCCTATGATGCGATGGGTTCATTTGTGGCCATCCCGGTCGGAGAACTGGCCGCCGGCCCACTTGCTGTACAATATGGCAACAGCGCGGTTTTATCGGCCGCCGCCATTGCCGTGGTGATAGCCACCATCGCGACCAGTTTGACCCCCGCGATTAGACAACTCGATAATGGCCCTAAAGTGAAGCCCTATGATGCGTAA
- a CDS encoding type II toxin-antitoxin system RelE/ParE family toxin, translating to MKIKYYTTSDDVIPLQKWLSKNRTAISKVLAIEERLRLGNLSSVKWLSGRPGIGEYRVNWGAGLRVYLMKEGDEIIILLCAGFKDMQDSDLDKAQSYRADYLKRRS from the coding sequence ATGAAGATAAAATATTACACCACATCAGATGACGTAATACCGCTGCAAAAATGGTTATCAAAAAATCGTACTGCCATCAGTAAAGTATTAGCCATTGAAGAGCGTTTAAGGCTCGGGAATTTATCCTCAGTGAAGTGGTTATCCGGTCGGCCCGGTATCGGGGAATATCGAGTTAATTGGGGGGCTGGCTTACGGGTTTATTTGATGAAAGAAGGTGATGAGATAATTATTTTATTGTGTGCCGGATTCAAAGATATGCAAGACAGCGATTTAGACAAGGCGCAAAGTTACCGCGCCGATTATTTAAAAAGAAGGAGTTAA
- a CDS encoding MFS transporter, producing MSQTALPSAALPLLVAGAFFMENLDGTVIVTAMPQMAAAFGVHPIDMNIGISAYILTLTVFIPASGWIANRFGARNIFTAAMVVFTLASVFCALSSDLATFTAARILQGIGGAMMVPVGRLIVLRNTSKADLIKAIATITWPGLVAPILGPPLGGFLTTYASWHWIFILNVPLGMVGLWLAWRLIPLEPTPKATRFDLLGFVLTGSACFSLMFGLELFNHQTLSHWVPVLCLAASLLLGIWAVYHARRQISPLVDLWALRIKSYSVTIWSGSLYRIAIGAVPFLLPLLFQLGFGMSAFDAGLLVLAVFAGNLAMKPFTSAILYRCPFRSTLLVNGLLNAVSIFACALITPDTPHILIILLLFISGLTRSMQFTALNTLAYSEIPSDKMGGANTFSNMVQQLAMGLGIAIGALALRIAEWFHPYRAGVIPLENFQIAFVVIGVVALLSMVNALTLSPDAGDEVRKRASTRK from the coding sequence ATGAGCCAGACTGCCTTACCCAGCGCTGCTCTGCCACTGTTGGTCGCCGGTGCCTTCTTTATGGAAAACCTTGATGGCACCGTGATTGTCACTGCGATGCCACAAATGGCTGCGGCATTTGGCGTACATCCCATTGATATGAATATCGGTATTTCTGCTTATATTCTTACCCTAACGGTATTTATTCCTGCCAGCGGCTGGATTGCCAATCGTTTTGGCGCACGAAATATTTTTACCGCCGCTATGGTGGTGTTTACCTTGGCATCAGTATTTTGTGCATTAAGTTCTGATCTTGCGACATTCACTGCCGCCCGAATTTTACAGGGTATTGGCGGTGCCATGATGGTGCCCGTCGGCCGCTTGATTGTATTGCGCAATACCTCTAAAGCTGACCTGATTAAAGCCATCGCGACGATTACCTGGCCGGGATTAGTCGCCCCGATCCTTGGGCCGCCGCTGGGCGGTTTTCTGACCACTTATGCTTCTTGGCATTGGATATTTATTTTAAATGTCCCGCTGGGGATGGTCGGGCTATGGCTGGCGTGGCGTTTGATTCCGCTGGAACCGACCCCGAAAGCCACCCGTTTCGATCTGCTGGGTTTTGTGCTGACCGGTTCAGCCTGTTTCAGCCTGATGTTTGGCTTGGAATTATTCAATCACCAAACCCTGTCACACTGGGTTCCTGTGCTGTGTCTGGCCGCGAGTCTGCTGTTGGGGATTTGGGCGGTTTATCATGCCAGACGGCAGATTTCTCCGTTGGTCGACCTGTGGGCGCTGCGGATAAAAAGTTACAGTGTCACCATCTGGAGTGGCAGTTTATACCGCATCGCTATTGGTGCTGTGCCTTTTCTGTTGCCATTACTGTTCCAACTCGGGTTTGGCATGAGCGCGTTTGATGCAGGCTTATTAGTGTTAGCGGTTTTTGCCGGCAACTTGGCGATGAAACCCTTTACTTCGGCTATCTTATATCGCTGCCCTTTTCGTTCAACCTTGCTGGTGAATGGCTTACTGAATGCCGTGTCTATTTTCGCCTGTGCGCTGATTACCCCGGACACCCCTCATATCCTGATTATATTGCTGCTTTTTATCAGCGGGTTAACGCGTTCAATGCAGTTCACCGCGCTCAATACTTTGGCTTACTCTGAGATTCCCAGTGATAAAATGGGTGGCGCGAATACGTTTTCAAATATGGTGCAACAACTGGCTATGGGGCTTGGGATAGCGATTGGGGCCTTAGCGCTGCGCATTGCCGAATGGTTCCATCCTTATCGTGCTGGCGTTATTCCGTTGGAAAATTTCCAGATAGCATTTGTGGTTATTGGCGTGGTCGCATTACTATCGATGGTTAATGCCTTAACACTCAGCCCTGATGCGGGTGATGAAGTGCGTAAGCGAGCATCCACGCGGAAGTGA
- the ydfG gene encoding bifunctional NADP-dependent 3-hydroxy acid dehydrogenase/3-hydroxypropionate dehydrogenase YdfG, translated as MIIFVTGATSGFGEAIARRFINQGHQVIAAGRRQERLVALKAELGEQLHIVRLDVRNRAAIQQAIDELPNALKNIDVLVNNAGLALGLEPAHKANIDDWDTMIDTNTKGLVNMTRALLPAMVARDVGHIINIGSTAANWPYAGGNVYGATKAFVKQFSLGLRADLHGTRVRVTDIEPGMVGGTEFSAVRFKGDGDKVNKTYDGANPLTPEDVAEAVYWVATLPARVNINTLEMMPVSQSFAGLSIHRGN; from the coding sequence ATGATCATTTTCGTCACCGGCGCGACCTCCGGGTTTGGTGAGGCTATTGCCCGCAGATTCATCAACCAGGGCCACCAAGTTATCGCCGCTGGCCGTCGTCAAGAACGGCTGGTTGCGTTGAAAGCGGAACTGGGCGAGCAACTGCATATTGTGCGCTTAGATGTGCGCAATCGTGCGGCGATTCAACAAGCGATTGATGAGCTACCTAACGCGCTGAAAAATATTGATGTGCTGGTGAATAATGCCGGGTTAGCTTTGGGGTTAGAGCCGGCGCACAAAGCCAATATTGACGATTGGGATACGATGATTGACACCAATACCAAAGGTTTGGTGAATATGACGCGCGCTTTACTCCCAGCCATGGTGGCACGCGATGTCGGCCATATCATTAATATTGGTTCTACCGCCGCCAACTGGCCGTATGCCGGGGGGAATGTGTATGGCGCAACCAAAGCCTTTGTTAAACAGTTCAGTTTAGGTCTGCGGGCTGACCTGCATGGCACCCGAGTGCGCGTCACCGATATTGAGCCCGGTATGGTCGGCGGCACCGAATTCTCGGCGGTGCGCTTTAAAGGCGATGGCGATAAAGTCAATAAAACCTATGATGGCGCTAACCCATTGACCCCAGAAGATGTGGCTGAAGCGGTATATTGGGTCGCCACTTTACCGGCGCGGGTGAATATCAATACTTTGGAAATGATGCCCGTCAGCCAATCTTTTGCTGGCCTGAGTATTCACCGCGGAAATTAA